The window AGTGACGGCCGCCGCCGTGAACGGCTCTCTTGTCTACGAGCTCAAGGTGCCCCTTGTGAAAAGCGACCAGCATCCGTATGCCGTCGGCGCACCCGCCGGCGGGGCCGTGGACGTCCTGTTCGAGACCACGAGCATCCAGGTCCTGCCGGTGCCCCCTGGAGACGAGGGGAGGGCGAGGGGCGGAGGCATGGGAGGCCGCGGCGCAGGAGGCTCGCGCCGGGGGATGGGGGGTGGCCGGGGCCGCGGCATGGGGCGTGGCGCCGTGGGGAGCGGGTCGAGCGATGCCGAAACCGGCTCGAGCCTGCCGAGGATCCCCAAGCCGATGCAGTTCACGCTGAAGCTTCGGCTCGCGCCGTAGTGTTGAGGCGTAACCGGCCGACCCTCGGCCGCGTCTTGATTGAGTGAACGGGGCGCCGAGCGCCCCATCTCGTGAGGGAGGACTCCATGAATGCAGGAACGAAGGTTTCGACGGCCGCCATCGGTCTGGCCCTTGCCGGCCTGTTGACGGCGGGCTTCACCCATGCGGGAACGCCGCCGATGGGTCGCGGTCACGGCGGGCACGGCGAGCCGATGATGCATCTTCTCTCGCAACTCAACCTCAACGACACGCAGAAGACTCAGGTCCATGCCATCCTCGAGGACGAGCACCCCAGGCTGGCGCCGCTTTTCGAGGCGAGCATGAAGGCGCACCAAGCCCTCCAGCAGGCGATCCACGCGCGGAATTTCGATGAGAGCGCCATCCGCGCCGCCGCGGCTCAGGCCGGGATCGTGGAAGGGGACCTCGCCGTCGAGAAGGGGCGCATGGCATCCAGGATCCGTGCGGTGCTGACCCCGGACCAGCAGAAGCAGATGGACGCTCTGCACGAGCAGGCCGCCCGGCACCACGGGGCGTGGGGCGACGCTCCGGCGGAGGACCCGGCCGACCCGGAGTAGCACCGGGACCGGCGGCGCGAAGGGCGCGGACTTGGACGGATGGCGAGTGCTACAATGCGCCAGCTAGGGGACCCGATGAACACGACCGATCGCGGAAGACTCCTTCGCACCTACCCCGTGCTGAAGGAGCTGCCGCCGGAACTGCTCAGGAGGGTCGAAGAGACGGCGAAGCCGATCCAGGCGCACGCGGGCCAGCGGCTGTTCGGCGACGGCAGCCCCTGCACCCATTACCCGCTTCTCCTCGAAGGCACCATCCGGGCCTCGAAGTCCAGCCCCGATGGTCACGAGATCCTCCTCTACCGTCTCAACCCCGGGGAGAGCTGTGTCATCACCGTCGTGGCTCTCCTGGGCGAGACGACCTATCCTGCGATCGGAACGGCCGAGTCCAGGCTCTCTTTGTTCGGCGTCCCCCGGAGTGTCTTCGTGGAGCTGGTCCTGCAGTCCCCCGCCTTCCGGGTCTTCGTCTTCGACTCTCTCTCGCAGAGGATGGCGCACCTGATGGCCCTCATCGACGACGTGGCGTTCCGCCGCGTCGATCAGCGGCTCGCCCTGCGGCTGCTCCATCACCGGCAGCCGATCACCGCCACGCATCAGATGCTCGCCGATGAGCTGGGGACGACCCGCGAGGTCGTGAGCCGGACCCTGGAGGCCTTCCAGGAATCGGGGATGCTCAGGCTCGGGCGAAAGAGGATCGAAATCCTGGACCGGAACGCGCTGGATCGGGTCCATCGGATCGAGGCCGGCTCATGAGAGGGAGCCCACCCTCCGGTCCCGAGTCGACGATCAGCTCGTTCAACGTCTTCCCAGGACCGGAGGGGAACGCTCCCTCAGGGTGATGGAGGGTGTGGGCAGTGGTTGCAGCGAGGCTATGCCCGCCCCGGTCCCCCTTCTGTGACTCTGGTCACGCTCGGATCAATTTTACAAACTCGGAGAGGGGGGCCGCCGCTCCTACCGGACAATCTCCAGCCTGGCGAAGGTCCGCCTGAAGTCCTGCTCGGGGAGGAAGGTGCTGAAGAGGAGCTCGTGCCCTCCGGCTGCCACCACCCGGACGGGCAGGAGGCGATCGTCGTGACGCATCGCGTCCGGGAACCCCTGACTTTCCCCCCGCTCGTGGACAATCCCATTGAAGACGTCGAACATCACGACCCTGCGGTCGCGCAGGTACTCGTAGGGGGCATCGTGCTCGTGCCCGACGACACCGCGCTCCTTGAGCGGAAGCCGCGCGATCGTGGCGTCGTTGATACCGCGGCGGTCCACGGTCGGCCAGTCCGTGTAGTAGGGCACGGCCCCCGCGCCGCCCA of the Candidatus Dormiibacterota bacterium genome contains:
- a CDS encoding Spy/CpxP family protein refolding chaperone, with the protein product MNAGTKVSTAAIGLALAGLLTAGFTHAGTPPMGRGHGGHGEPMMHLLSQLNLNDTQKTQVHAILEDEHPRLAPLFEASMKAHQALQQAIHARNFDESAIRAAAAQAGIVEGDLAVEKGRMASRIRAVLTPDQQKQMDALHEQAARHHGAWGDAPAEDPADPE
- a CDS encoding Crp/Fnr family transcriptional regulator, whose translation is MNTTDRGRLLRTYPVLKELPPELLRRVEETAKPIQAHAGQRLFGDGSPCTHYPLLLEGTIRASKSSPDGHEILLYRLNPGESCVITVVALLGETTYPAIGTAESRLSLFGVPRSVFVELVLQSPAFRVFVFDSLSQRMAHLMALIDDVAFRRVDQRLALRLLHHRQPITATHQMLADELGTTREVVSRTLEAFQESGMLRLGRKRIEILDRNALDRVHRIEAGS